GCTACCATCACATCCATCAGGCTCAGGTATTTGGCGGCCTCCTCGGGAGCCTGGCGACCAGTGAAGATCACCCGGGGGTTCTTCTGGGCCGCCTGCTTGAGCCGGGGCAGTTCGGGACCGCTGCCAATGAGTAGCCAGCTCAGATCTTCACGCTCGGTGGTGGCCTCGATCAGGTCCGCCAGCAAAGCGACACCGTGAAATCTTTGAAAAGTCCCTAGAAAACCGGCAACATTCGGAGTGGTAATCCCCAGTTTCTGTCTCTGTTCCCGGATTTGTTCATCGCTGGGAATTGCAAAATGGCTCAACTCGACACCATTGGATACGGCGTGCACCGGAACTTTTGTTCCGTAGTTGTCCAGAATGGTTTTGGCCGGGTGGCTGATAGTGATGGCGGCCCGGCTCTGTTTCAGGCCCCATTTTTCAATCGCTTCCAATAGTCCGGGGGGATGCCAGCGGTCCGAGCTGAAGCCGCGGCATTCGTAGGCCGCCGGGGCATCGACGTAGGTAACCAGGGGCACGCCGAGTTTCCGGGCGGCCCAGTGCATGGAGAATCGGTAGGGGTCGCTGCGGCAGAGAATCACATCGGGCCGGGCCGCTTGGACCGCCGCGAGATCTTTTTTTAACGAAGAAAAATTTGTTGCAATTCCTCGACCGAACCAGAGGCGAGTTTTGAGGCGAGAGAGGAAATTTTTGCGCTTACCCGCATTATTCGAGCTAAGTTCCCCTATCGAAGTGTTCCACGGTCCGTCCGATCCGTGAACTATAACTTCATGTCCGAGGGTGCGGAGGCGTTCGCTGATCGCCTGAACCATCTTGGCGGCCGGGTGGTGAGCTTCGGTCAGGTAGTGGCTGTATAAGACACGCATTTTGCACTCTCTTACGGGGTTTTTTAATTCGGGCATTGAATATGCAATGATAATGCCGAATCGAAAATCCCGAACTTTGTAACTCTACCGCAGGTCGTTATGATTGAGATCCCAACCCAAATCGAACGTCAATTAAAGATAGCATTTATTCTTCCCGGATTGGGAAGAGTTCATCGCGGAGCCGAAACGGCTTTCCTGGAATTAGCGAAAAGTCTCAATAAATTCGATGATTTGGACGTGCAATTATTTGGCGGCGGCAGTGATGTTCCCGCCGATTTGAAGATCCATACTATCCCGCTGGTGAATCGCGAGAAGTTCGAACGCTATCCCCGCTTTCCGATTTTTCGCAGCGAGAACGAGTATGAGGAATTCTCTTTCATTTCGAGTCTCATTTTGAGAAAACGCAAAGAGATCCAATCTTTCGACGCGGCCATCCACTGTTCTTTTCCTTTTACCAACTGGTTTTTGCGAGCACTCGAGAAACGGGGAGGTCCCCGCTCAATTTTCATTACGCAAAATGGCGATTGGACCTGCCGGGCTGAGAGTCGGGAATATCGCACCTTCCATTGCTCCGGTTTGGTTTGCACCAAGCCGGAATTTTACGACCGGCATAAAGATCGCTACCGGACGGAGCTGATCCCCAACGGCGTCGATCCCACGATCTTCATCCCCCGCAAAGAAGATCCTTCTTTTATCAAAGATCCGCGAATTCCCGGCGGAATGCATACGGTTTTGATGGTCAGCGCCTTCATTCCTTCGAAGCGCGTACTCGATGGCATTCGCTCGGTCGCAGCGATCCCCAATGCATTTCTCGTGCTGGCCGGCGATGGCCCGCAGCGGGTGGAAGTGGCCAACCTCCTCAAGGAAGTTTTGCCGGGCCGTCATTTGATGCTGGGATCCGTACGCAAGGACGACATGCCGAAATGGTATCGCCAGGCCGACATTTTCCTGCACATGAGCCAGGATGAATCGTTCGGAATCGTCTATCTCGAAGCGGCGTCGAGCGGTTTGGCACAAGTCGTGCATCGTACGGAAAGCACCGAGTGGATTCTCGGGGATTCATCAATCTTTACCGATACTTCCAAAATCGAATCCGTCGCGGAGGGACTCCGCCAGTTGCTCGATCCCGAGACCCGTTCCCAAATGGGAACTCGGGCCCGGCAGCGAGTGCTCCAGGATTGGACCTGGGATATCCAAGCGGCTAAATATCGAAAATTTCTCTTCGAAACGGTACGAAAGGCGGACAAGTGGCATGCTCTCAGTCATAGTCGTCAACTTCAACACTCGCGAGTACCTTCGCAAATGTCTGACTTCGCTACGTGCTCATGAGCCGGGCGCTCAGCTGATCGTGGTCGACAACGCCAGTCGGGATGGTTCGGCGGAAATGGTGGCTCAGGATTTTCCTGATGTTGCTCTCTTCGCGGAAAAGAAAAACCTAGGCTTTGCTGCGGGCAACAATGTCGGCTTGAAAGCGGCCACAGGCGACTACGTGGTCCTGTTCAATTCCGATGCGGAACTTCGCGACGCCGCTCTGACCCAATGTGTCGCGGCCATGGAAGCCGACCCCAGTATCGGCGCGGTGCACCCGGCTCTCGAAGGGCCGGATGGTCTGCCGCAGATTGCCGAACATAATTTTCCCAGCCTGGGATCGATGTTTCGCGATGCCCTGCGACTGAAGAACAAGCGACCGGGCAGTCTGGAAAATCGCTGGCTGGCCGGCACCGCTCTGGTAATTCGCAAGAAAGCGCTGGATTCGATCGGCGGGAAGCTGGACGACAGCTACTTCATGTACTGGGAAGATGCCGATCTCTCCGCCAAGTTGAAAAAAGCCGGCTGGAAACTGGAATTAGTTCCCGGCGCCACCGTGAAACATCACGGCGGAGCCAGTGGCGGCGGAGCCGATACCGCTCGAAGGGCCGATCTGCACGCCTGGTTTTGCTATGGAAAACATCGCTGGTTTCGGTCCAACCGGCCCCGCTGGGAAGCGGCCGCGGTTTGGATGATGGACCTGGTGGATGTTCCCCGCAAGACTCTTCGGGGATTAGCCAAACATTCGGCCCGATACTCCGAATGGGCTCAGGCTAAAGTTACTGCTCAAGTTCTGTTCGGCTCGCTCACCGGAGCAAAACCACCGCTTCCTCGGGGAGCATAAGGAATACTCAATGACGACTACCCTCGCACGACGGAGTCCCAGAACGCGAACTCCGGGAACTTTTCAGGATCAGCTTCAGCTGAGCACGAAGCCCCGCATCGCCTATCTGGTCAATCAGTACCCGATGGTCAGCCATACTTTCATTCGACGCGAAATCGCCGAGTTGGAAAAGCGCGGCTATCAGATCGAGCGTGTCTCGCTTCGTTCCACCCTCGGTTCCATCGTCGATCCTGCCGATAAACTGGAAGCCGAGAAGACTTACAGCTGTCTCGCCGAATCTAAACTCAAACTGCTCGGTAGTGTGTTGACTTCCTGTGCGCTACACCCCTTGCGGACCCGACGTGCCCTGTGGGAAGCGGTTCGCTACGCCCGCAAGAACCCCAAAAATCTCGGTAAACATCTCGCCTATCTGGTAGAGGCCGTGCGACTGGTCGACGTTCTGAAAAGCAAAAAAATCGATCACGTTCACGTGCACTTCGGTACCAACGCCGCCACAGTTGCGGTGCTGATGAAACGGCTGGCGGATGTGAAATTCAGCATGACCGTGCACGGCTCCGCCGAGCTCGATTCGCCGCTGACGATCAATCTCCCGGCCAAGGTGGCGGAAGCTGAATTCACCGCTGCCATCAGCCACTACACCAAGGCGCAGCTGATGCGCTTCTGCGATCCGGTGTACTGGAAAAAGATTCACATCGTGCCTTGCACGGTCGATCAGTCTTTCCTCGCCGATCCGCAGCCGATTCCCGAGGGTTCCCGAAATCTCGTCTGCGTCGGCCGCCTGAGCCCCGAAAAAGGTCAGTTGTTGTTGCTCGAGGCTTTTGCAGAAGCCATTGGTGATGGCACACCCGGGAAACTGGTTCTGGTCGGCGACGGCCCGGTACGGTCGGAATTGGAAAAAAGAATTGTCGCTCTCGACCTGCAAAATCGGGTGGTTCTGGCCGGTTGGCAAAACGAATCTCAAATTCGCCAGCACGTCCGGGCTTCTCGCGCACTAGTATTGCCTAGCTTCTACGAAGGATTGCCGGTGGTACTGATGGAAGCGATGGCGATGGCCCGCCCCGTGCTGGCCACTCCGGTGGGGGGCATACCCGAACTGGTTAAGGACGGGGAAAATGGCTGGCTCATCCCGGCCGGAGATGCTCATGAATGGGCCAAAGGAATTCGCAATCTTCTGAAGCTCGAGGCCGACGAGTGCGACCGATTGGGCAAAAATGGACGACTGGCGGTGCAGGCCAAGCATGCCCCGGAAGTCGCGGGCGACCGAATCGAGAAGCTATTCGAACAACTTTTAAGTGAACGGGCTTAGACATGTGTGGAATTGCCGGAGCCTACGGAAAACTGAACGACAGGATTGTCGACGCGGTTCGAGTTGCTGATGCCACGCAGAAGCATCGCGGCCCCGACGATAACGGCTTTTGGCTGGATCAGTCGGCCGGGGTTGCGCTCGCGCATCGCCGGTTGTCGATTCTGGACCTCAGCCCGCTCGGTCATCAACCGATGATTCACCAGGCTTCCGGTACCGTTCTCATCTTCAATGGCGAAATTTATAACTACTGCGATCTGCGCGACGAGTTGCTTAGTGCGGGCCATACGTTTATCTCCCATTCCGACACGGAAGTTATCCTCAAAGCGTATGTTCAGTGGGGGCCCGATTGCATCAAACGGCTGGAGGGAATGTTCGCCCTCGCCGTCTGGAATCCGCAGCGACGGGAATTGCTGCTGGCGCGCGATCCTCTGGGTCAGAAACCGTTTTACTACACCTTCCTGCCTGATGGCGACGGCGGACAGGCGCTGCTGTTCTCCTCCGAATTGCGATCATTGCTCGCTTCGGGACTGGTCGAGCGCAAGCTGTCGCCAAGTGCCGTTTCCAACTACGTCTGGAATGGATTCGTTCCCGGCCCGGAAACAATCGTTAAGGGAGTCGTGCAACTGCCACCCGGGCATTTGATGATCTTCAAGGAAGGACAGAAAGAGCTTCCGAGTCCCCAGATGTATTGGACTCTGCCCCCGGCTGAAGAGGGAAAGATCGACCCGGTCGATGTCGAGCATCTTCTGAAAAAGGTTCTGAAAGAGCATCTGGCCACCGATGTACCGTTAGGTGTCTTCCTTTCGGGAGGAATCGACTCGTCCGCCATCGCCAAGATGGCTGTGGATGTGAGTTCTTCCCCGGTGATGACCTTTACCATCGGTTTTCACGACTCCAATCTGGATGAGACGGAGGCCGCGTCGAGAATTGCCGCGGCCCTGAATACCGATCACACCAATATTCAACTGCAAGGCAACGAGTTTTTGAGACTACTGCCCTCGGCCATGGAATCGCTCGATCAGCCGACGTTCGATGGTTTGAATTCTTATATCGTCAGTCGGGCTGTGCGTAAGGCCGGCCTGACCGTGGCTCTCGCTGGCACGGGCGGTGATGAACTGTTCGGCGGGTACCGCAGTTTTCGCGATATTCCCATGGCGAATCGCTGGGGCCGACGGCTCCGCTCGGTTCCCAAGCCGGTACGTAATTTCGTCGGGGCCCTTGCCAGTGGGCGCAGCCAGGAGATCCGGCCACAGACGCGCTGGGGGAAAGTGCAAAGCGTTATTGAGACCGGCGGCAATCTGCTATCGGTCTATCAGCTGGCCTATGGACTGTTCACGCCGGAGTTTGCGAATACTCTGCTGGGCAAGCGGCCGAATACCTCGAGTTTCCAGGGGTTGCCGAAAGATCGGTTTATCGATCTTTTGAAACAGGTTCAAAAAGAGTCTTCTCTGACGGCCGTGTCGCGGCTGGAGTTCTCGCTGTTTCTGGGTGACCGCTTATTGCGGGATACCGATGCCGCGAGCATGGCCAGTTCGCTGGAAGTGCGGTTGCCGCTGCTGGATCGGCGGGTCGTGGAAGCGGTGGGCAAGCTGTCTCCGGAAGATCGTTATTTCCCCTTGGGGCAAAAGGCGTTTCTACGCGAACGGATTTTGCGCGGGCTCGATCCCGCCTTGTTCGATTCGCCCAAGAAAGGTTTTGTGTTGCCCTTTGAAACCTGGTGTCGAGGACCTTTGAAGCCGTCCCTGGATGCCAGCTTCAACGAGGTGGATACTATCCGTTCCATTGGGCTCGATCCGGTACCGGTACAAAAGCTCTGGAAGGCTTTCCTCGATAATCAGCCGGGGCTCTACTGGTCGCGCATCTGGTCGTTGCACACGATTATCGACTGGTGCAAGCGACATCAAGTGACACTGTGAGCGGCAGCGAACTCTGAATTTTTGAAGATCCGTTTCAATTCATTTCCTGGGTAGAGCTCGGGAAATCTTCTCTTCGTTAATCCCTTCCCACATCGCGAAAAGGGCGTCTATTTTCTTTCAGATCTCCTCTTTTCAATCTCAAACAATTTCGATTTCGAGTGAGTGATGAAAGGTCGCGTCGCGTGGGGAATTTTTGTATACTTCCGAGCGGTAATCTGTTAATTTTTAATCGCGAAAAGGCTTTGTTGGTCACAGCTCTCGCGGATATTCGCCATGTTAAAATTCTTAGCTGGAATGCTGATTTGTTTGCTCGCCTCAAGCGGATATGGTTATCCGCCGCCGCGAAGCCCGGCCCCTCCTCCGTCCGAATCGCAACTCGAACGGTGGTGGGAGGATCTGGCAAAACAGGAGCCGAAGGCATCCACAGCTTTGTTGAAGCTATCGAGCTACCCAGAACAGACATTAAATCTTTTAAAGAAAAAACTTTATCGTCTGGAGCTGGACGATAAGAGATTCCTCAAGTTGCTAGCCGATTTGGGTTCTAAAGACGAGAAGGTAGCACGGGCAGCGGATGCGGAATTTCGAAAATATGATCCGCGCTTGGCGAAAGATATCCCGAATCTTTTTTTCAAGTCGATGGACGAATTGACCACAATGCGATTGGTCGCAATTCTCGAAGATAAGGAATTTGGCATCTACGAGAAAAAGGGAAAACCTGAGATTACACTGCAGCCCCATGATAGTCAAATCCGGATAACCCTCAGATGGCCGATCAATAAAGAGGAATTCGAAGAAGTCAGTAGTTGGATATTCGCTATTAGTCCGGAGTGGACGGTAAAAAAGGATTGGCAATGCATGCAGCGAGCCATTGCATTACTGGAAATTTTCAACTCCCCGGAAGCTATTGCGATTTTGAAGGATATCGCCAAAGGGCATAAACATGCCGCGCCGACCAAAGCGGCGTTTGAGGTCTTGGGTCGCATGAAGCTGGCCTTGAAGGATTAATTCTAAGAAGATCCATCTCGATGCATCTAGATTGACATTTTTGAAAGATACCTTTCAGCCGCTGAAACAACGAGACTTTGCCATGGGAAAATTGCTCACAGTAATGCTCTGTTGGCTGGCCATTTCGAATGGTCCTGTATATCCGGCCCCGCCTACCGATAAACAATTGGAGCAATGGTGGAAGGATTTGGCGAAAAAAGAGGGAATTTCCTATGTTGCGCTGCTTAAGCTCTCTCAGCATCCCGAACAGACGATTCCGTTTCTGAAGAAGCATCTCACCCGACTGGAACTCGATGATAGGAAACTGAAAAAGTTGCTAGCGGATTTGGGTTCCGGGGATGAGAAAATTGCCAAATCGGCGGATCAGGAACTCCGACGATTCGATCCTCGATTAGCAAAAGACGTGGAGAAGTATTTTGATGAAAAGTTAGATGCGCTGACGCTAGTTCGATTGGTGACAATTTTTGCGGGATGGGAATTTGGGCATTTAGAAAAGAATGAAATTTTACCTCTGGTAACATTTGGCGGGCATCTCGAACATACCGATTTCGTCTATATAGGGATCAAGTGGATAAATAATGAGATGACTATATCCTGTGGTGGTAAAACAGAAAGCTTAAATAATATTTTGGATCAATCCGAAGAATGGCTTCTTCGGTTTCGAGCTATTGCGATTCTTGAGCATTTCGGTTCAACGGATGCTATCGAGATTCTTCAAGAACTTGCCAAAGGGAACAAAGTTGTACGGCCCACCAAGGAAGCCGTTGAAGCCTTGAAGAGGCTGAGATTTTCGTTGAAGGAATAATTTAGCCGGGCTCCTCCGCGCCACCTTACTCCTCCACCGACTTCTGAGCCGCTGTCACTTTCGATAGCTTCGTATACCAGAGAATTCCCCGAAGGATTGAGAATATTCCAAACCCCAGGAATCCAGTCATCACAAAATACCGGCCGTTCGGCCCCGCCATGTTAAACGAAAAGAGAGTAATCCCGATACCCAGGGCCAGGCTCAGACCACCAAGCCCCAGATAAAACAGAGCTTTCTTTTTAATCGCTTCCCGGGCCGCTTCAGGATGCATTTTCAGGCTGATTTCGATCAGATCGCGCAACTGCGCAATGGCCTCTTTCTTCGGTTCGAAAACGAGCGGATCTTCGCTTTCCCAGTCGACCAGTAACGTGGGCTTTCCCCAGAAACTGGGGAAATGAATTCGCGTAATCGCCTCCCCGGCTGAGATCTGAGTTAGCAAGGCGTTTTCGGAATCCAGAATCTGCATGCCCTCAGCTGTTGCTTCCACGTAACAGCGCTTCCCTTGGACCGGCTTCTCCAAACCATCCAGAGGAATTCGCACGGTAGCTTGCCCCGTCGGTGAATCTTTCGCGGCAGTGATTGTGATCTCTTCTTCAGGCAGTTTTTCTGGCTCACCCGCAATTTTGTTCCAGAAGAGTATCGCCACGCCGCCCAAAGTGAGAATGGCCCCGAAGATGATGAATGGAATTTTCGCCTGGGGAAGAAATTCGCCGAACATCACGCCCAGAACGCCAAACCCGATACCACTCAAAATTCCGATGATGGCAAAGACCTTATTCACAGCTGGACTCGCTTGAAAATGACATAGAGAGCGTAAGGAATACGGCTTTCATTTTTGATAGGAATAGACCGAATTCTGTCCATCCAAGTGAGGCATTCCCAGCGAGTGAAGAGAAGTCCAAGTCAAGCTCGGCTGATACGTCGAAAAATCCGCTTCAAAACACTCATTTTTCCAAGGAACCGGAATCCTGGTTCTTTTGGGTAGCACTCGCTTGATGATCCGAATTCTCGAGCTTCCCGATAATCCGCTTCCATAACAGCAGGCCGAGGCCCATCAGAAAAGTGAGTCTGGCTAAAACAAAGAACAGGAGTTTGCCTTCCGGATAAAACGATTCGGCATAGTACCCCAGAACCGCAAAGCTGACTCCCATCGAAATACCCAGGGCTGCAAGGATTTTGGACATAGCCAGGCTCTTTTGAGATTGAATTGCGGAGTTGCACCGCTCAGTAGTGGCTTACGAAATATTAGAGTTCGAAGACTCGAATTGCATCAATTTCCATTCGGGGAAAACATCCAGTTCTACCGACAGTTTATCCGAAGTAAGAAGGGGTTAATATTGGCGAACTGCTTGGGCATTTGGGTAAATTGCGAATTTTAGGCAATAAGATCGACTCCCGCTTCCGGTATAATCACCGTAATTTGGCAATCAGGGCCGAAGCGGAATTGCAAGGCTTTTTAACTCTCCTCGGAATCGAAATTACTGAGTGTACCTTTATGAAGAAACTGCACCTTATCGAATTGGAAAACCGAATCACCCCGGTAGTCTCGGCCTCACTGAACGGCTCCACGCTGAACATCTCGGAGAACGCCGCGAATGACTCCGCTATTGTGGGAACCAACGGCAGTAACATTGAGGTTCGCGATGGGGCAAACAATCTGATCCTGAGTGTGGCTCAGTCCAGCGTCACCGATCTCAATGCCTCAGTAACCCCGGCCGCCAATCAATCGCTCGTCTTCAAAAACGCGCTCAACTTCACCGGCTCGGTGGTCGCTAGCCAGCTCACGACCATTTCGGTCGATGCCGCGTTGTCGGCCGCAAATGTCACTCTTTCTGCGGCCAACTTGAATTTCACCTCACCTATCAACGTCGGTAGCGGCATCATCACTCTCCAGCAGCAGTATGGCGCGAGCCAGGCCGAGAATATCGTGATCGGCGGCACGGCCCAGACCGGGAGTCTGAATCTCGACGCGTCGCAACTGGCCACTTTCACGGCGGGCATTCTCCGGATCGGTCGAACCGACAATACTGGCAACATCACGATCAACAGTCTGACGCTACCGGCCGGCGTGCCGATCCTCTCGTTGCGAACCGGGGGCAATGTCACACTACCAGTGGTCAGCGGCCAGATCTCGACTCTGGTGGTTCCGAATCTGGCCATCGCGGCGGGCGGATCGGTCAGTCTGGATGGGCCGAATGCGGGAAAACTGGATGTGGAAAATCAGTTGGCCATTAGTGCTACCGGCTCTGTCTACGTCGATAATCCCGATGAAACCAGCGGCCAAAATCTGACGATTGGCACTGTGGACGGCATAGCCGGGATACACACTTCTGGGGCCGTCTATCTGAGGGCGGTTAATCAGGTGATCTTCCAGAATCCGATCACTACCACTTCGACGGTGCAGTTGGAAACCGCCCAGTTCATTGGCCAGCCGGGGCAGACGGCCATTTTTGCTTCGGGATTGAATAGCCACGCTAACGCCATTGGCACGCCGAGCAATCCACTCCAGACGCAGGTCACGACCTTTGCGGGAGTACTGGCCTTATCGGGAACTTATCTGGCCAATGTCGGCACTCTGACTATCGGAACGGTACTCGGTGAAAGTGGTGTTCTCAGCATTCGTGGTTTTGGTGGGCCGATCGAGTTTTTCGCTCCTTCTTCTACGACCAGTGATGGGAATCTCACGCTGGTGATTGATCAGCCGATTGAAGATAACATCGTGGTGCATGGGGGCGCGAAGACGAACTCGGTCACGATCAACTACAACCTCGGGGCGACGTTGCCGGGCATGGCTTTCAGCGATGCACCCACCGGCAGCCAGAATAGTCTGACGCTCACCGATACGGGCGATACGACTGCCCATACCTTCTACGGTAGTGATACCGCTGCCGGATTGGATAATAAGAATTTCACGCTGGCGAACATTCAAAGTATCACATTCAAC
The genomic region above belongs to Telmatocola sphagniphila and contains:
- a CDS encoding glycosyltransferase; the protein is MRVLYSHYLTEAHHPAAKMVQAISERLRTLGHEVIVHGSDGPWNTSIGELSSNNAGKRKNFLSRLKTRLWFGRGIATNFSSLKKDLAAVQAARPDVILCRSDPYRFSMHWAARKLGVPLVTYVDAPAAYECRGFSSDRWHPPGLLEAIEKWGLKQSRAAITISHPAKTILDNYGTKVPVHAVSNGVELSHFAIPSDEQIREQRQKLGITTPNVAGFLGTFQRFHGVALLADLIEATTEREDLSWLLIGSGPELPRLKQAAQKNPRVIFTGRQAPEEAAKYLSLMDVMVAPHARQLKHFYFCPLKILESMAAGAVCLASDQGDIPLILDHGDAGRLVSTNNLPDWKAGLYELFDHPAMRTIIRQNARRRLVEEYTWEATASRVAKILESTLTAEAIRSEPPPAVDLLEAKLWCVT
- a CDS encoding beta strand repeat-containing protein; translated protein: MKKLHLIELENRITPVVSASLNGSTLNISENAANDSAIVGTNGSNIEVRDGANNLILSVAQSSVTDLNASVTPAANQSLVFKNALNFTGSVVASQLTTISVDAALSAANVTLSAANLNFTSPINVGSGIITLQQQYGASQAENIVIGGTAQTGSLNLDASQLATFTAGILRIGRTDNTGNITINSLTLPAGVPILSLRTGGNVTLPVVSGQISTLVVPNLAIAAGGSVSLDGPNAGKLDVENQLAISATGSVYVDNPDETSGQNLTIGTVDGIAGIHTSGAVYLRAVNQVIFQNPITTTSTVQLETAQFIGQPGQTAIFASGLNSHANAIGTPSNPLQTQVTTFAGVLALSGTYLANVGTLTIGTVLGESGVLSIRGFGGPIEFFAPSSTTSDGNLTLVIDQPIEDNIVVHGGAKTNSVTINYNLGATLPGMAFSDAPTGSQNSLTLTDTGDTTAHTFYGSDTAAGLDNKNFTLANIQSITFNGGLGYDSFYVTPSMNQTAFFVNGGGAGNVLRVDTTGTQGSNRQYTQTSTGKTGTWTFTNAQTITFTNIGSFGDNGTHYIAVGVGIGGPGAVNVYSDDMTQKFSFYPYSQNFNGGVVVATGDVNGDGVDDIVTGVASAADPHIEVFDGVTGKMIMSFDAFDPAYRGGVTIGLADLSGQGYDDIIVGAAVGTSHVVAFDGKTGALVQSFLAYPGFNGGVTVAGGDVAGNGYDDIITGTGPGGPPHVKVFDGKSLAVLKSFYAFSTSYTGGISVAATDLNGDGKADLIVGASGSNVDTHVVTFDAVTGAQTNSIEAFTGFYGGVQVAAKDFDGNGEGELFFVPGAGGPPHLRIITILQVDSPKENLFSEYANIYTFSPSLLSGFYVG
- the asnB gene encoding asparagine synthase (glutamine-hydrolyzing), with translation MCGIAGAYGKLNDRIVDAVRVADATQKHRGPDDNGFWLDQSAGVALAHRRLSILDLSPLGHQPMIHQASGTVLIFNGEIYNYCDLRDELLSAGHTFISHSDTEVILKAYVQWGPDCIKRLEGMFALAVWNPQRRELLLARDPLGQKPFYYTFLPDGDGGQALLFSSELRSLLASGLVERKLSPSAVSNYVWNGFVPGPETIVKGVVQLPPGHLMIFKEGQKELPSPQMYWTLPPAEEGKIDPVDVEHLLKKVLKEHLATDVPLGVFLSGGIDSSAIAKMAVDVSSSPVMTFTIGFHDSNLDETEAASRIAAALNTDHTNIQLQGNEFLRLLPSAMESLDQPTFDGLNSYIVSRAVRKAGLTVALAGTGGDELFGGYRSFRDIPMANRWGRRLRSVPKPVRNFVGALASGRSQEIRPQTRWGKVQSVIETGGNLLSVYQLAYGLFTPEFANTLLGKRPNTSSFQGLPKDRFIDLLKQVQKESSLTAVSRLEFSLFLGDRLLRDTDAASMASSLEVRLPLLDRRVVEAVGKLSPEDRYFPLGQKAFLRERILRGLDPALFDSPKKGFVLPFETWCRGPLKPSLDASFNEVDTIRSIGLDPVPVQKLWKAFLDNQPGLYWSRIWSLHTIIDWCKRHQVTL
- a CDS encoding HEAT repeat domain-containing protein codes for the protein MKDTFQPLKQRDFAMGKLLTVMLCWLAISNGPVYPAPPTDKQLEQWWKDLAKKEGISYVALLKLSQHPEQTIPFLKKHLTRLELDDRKLKKLLADLGSGDEKIAKSADQELRRFDPRLAKDVEKYFDEKLDALTLVRLVTIFAGWEFGHLEKNEILPLVTFGGHLEHTDFVYIGIKWINNEMTISCGGKTESLNNILDQSEEWLLRFRAIAILEHFGSTDAIEILQELAKGNKVVRPTKEAVEALKRLRFSLKE
- a CDS encoding glycosyltransferase family 2 protein; this encodes MLSVIVVNFNTREYLRKCLTSLRAHEPGAQLIVVDNASRDGSAEMVAQDFPDVALFAEKKNLGFAAGNNVGLKAATGDYVVLFNSDAELRDAALTQCVAAMEADPSIGAVHPALEGPDGLPQIAEHNFPSLGSMFRDALRLKNKRPGSLENRWLAGTALVIRKKALDSIGGKLDDSYFMYWEDADLSAKLKKAGWKLELVPGATVKHHGGASGGGADTARRADLHAWFCYGKHRWFRSNRPRWEAAAVWMMDLVDVPRKTLRGLAKHSARYSEWAQAKVTAQVLFGSLTGAKPPLPRGA
- a CDS encoding glycosyltransferase family 4 protein, whose amino-acid sequence is MIEIPTQIERQLKIAFILPGLGRVHRGAETAFLELAKSLNKFDDLDVQLFGGGSDVPADLKIHTIPLVNREKFERYPRFPIFRSENEYEEFSFISSLILRKRKEIQSFDAAIHCSFPFTNWFLRALEKRGGPRSIFITQNGDWTCRAESREYRTFHCSGLVCTKPEFYDRHKDRYRTELIPNGVDPTIFIPRKEDPSFIKDPRIPGGMHTVLMVSAFIPSKRVLDGIRSVAAIPNAFLVLAGDGPQRVEVANLLKEVLPGRHLMLGSVRKDDMPKWYRQADIFLHMSQDESFGIVYLEAASSGLAQVVHRTESTEWILGDSSIFTDTSKIESVAEGLRQLLDPETRSQMGTRARQRVLQDWTWDIQAAKYRKFLFETVRKADKWHALSHSRQLQHSRVPSQMSDFATCS
- a CDS encoding glycosyltransferase family 4 protein; the encoded protein is MTTTLARRSPRTRTPGTFQDQLQLSTKPRIAYLVNQYPMVSHTFIRREIAELEKRGYQIERVSLRSTLGSIVDPADKLEAEKTYSCLAESKLKLLGSVLTSCALHPLRTRRALWEAVRYARKNPKNLGKHLAYLVEAVRLVDVLKSKKIDHVHVHFGTNAATVAVLMKRLADVKFSMTVHGSAELDSPLTINLPAKVAEAEFTAAISHYTKAQLMRFCDPVYWKKIHIVPCTVDQSFLADPQPIPEGSRNLVCVGRLSPEKGQLLLLEAFAEAIGDGTPGKLVLVGDGPVRSELEKRIVALDLQNRVVLAGWQNESQIRQHVRASRALVLPSFYEGLPVVLMEAMAMARPVLATPVGGIPELVKDGENGWLIPAGDAHEWAKGIRNLLKLEADECDRLGKNGRLAVQAKHAPEVAGDRIEKLFEQLLSERA